From the genome of Solanum dulcamara chromosome 12, daSolDulc1.2, whole genome shotgun sequence:
tttttaataaaaagctCTATAGGCAATTCCCAACGACATGTATTAGTGTAATTTCATAAGTAGGGTAGAGAAGGTAGGATGTGCGTAGACCTTATCTCTATCTTTGTGGGATAAAGAGGTTGTTCCTAATAGACGTCCGGCTCAAAAGAAATGTAACTAATGCAGCAAAGTAAGAAAGAAAAGggacaacaaaataaaaaatcatgtaCAAAGCAAATGTAGCAACATTATATAATACACAGTGGGAAAAAGTGGACTACATTATACCTAAATCTTACTACTAGAAGTACAATAACATTCGACGACCTACTAACTTTTTACCCTAATCCTTGACCTTCAGATATTGcaaaatatcaattttgttTGAAATAACAGTTCTTGCGTTAAAAGGACTATCTGTTAGCAAATGCTTATACCTGGACAACGGCGATATCAACATGATGTTGCTTAAGAAATGACATGAATGCTTCAAAATTCTCCTCTGTGGGGAGATAATGTCCACTCTGAGGCCAGACCGCCTATTTCTTGCAAGAATTTAGATACATCAACAACCTGCAGGTTATTTCGGAGAAAAAAAAACACACAACTTGTTGGCAAAATCATGGCAGTTCTTTACCTTTATAATACCATCTTCCGCCACTAATCTCCCAGCTGACAACGCAGCACCACCTGCCAGGAAACTTGAATGCTGAAATGTGCCTTTTTGCTTCATCCCAACATACAAGATTTTGGACACGCTTAGCACAAATATCCACTTTGCCTCTGGAGGGCATCCTCTCGTATCGAGAAGCCTTCTACTCTGCTTGTATAAGAATTTTCCTCCCACAATGATAATTTCATATGCCTCCCTCTCTATCTGTGATTATTCATAGCTCGTGAGTTGCAATTAACGTTTGCTCTCGAACATTTTTTCCTACTTTGTTCAGCTTAGAGTAGTTCAATGTATCTAGAAGTGGAAGTATTTATCCTCAAATTTACCAATAAAAAAGGTTACAGATCAATAGAAGATAACACTCACCGGTCCAAGATACTTGATGCAGTCTTGTTGAAGTTTCGGTCTAGGACACCTCTCAAGATTTATTTCTTTACCTTCACCTATGTCCAACCTGTAACGCGACATACAAGGGGAAAATGTCATATATAGTTTACTAAATTAATTCTGAAGTTTCTTTGTTCGCTTGAATTTCTTGCTGATCAAAGAAAATCTAACCAATAGAAGAAGGGTTGTTTACTGTCAGCTTGAAGCCACTTGGTGTAATAAAATCGAAGGTTGTGGCCATAACGATGTCGAGGATCAATCTgttcaccaaaaaatttataaagaacataaataaaaatccccccccccaaacaaaaaatatataaatttggcATTGTTGAACTTTGCTCTTGAGAAGTGAACTCACTGCTTCAAGCCAATGCTGCAAAGCAAGTTTACGTGCTTTCCCGTCTTTGGACAGACCTTTACCGACCTACCAACACACAAGTAAAGTCCTAAAATCAGAACATAACCaaccaaaaaaagaaggaaaaaacaaGAAATGAATCTGGCAGGGAGTTAGCATAAATGTAAGGTTAATTCATACCTTTGCAGCTCTAGTTAATGCTCGTGACCAACGAGAAACAGCAGTTTGAGGTTTCTTGGTGTCAAAGTATGATATAGAACTGTGCTTGAGTTCAACAGAATCCAGTAGCTTCCACCTGAAAATTACACCAAAAGTTCCATAGTCAATGTAACATACGTGAAGGTGTGAAATGACACGACAAATATCCACAACAAAAGCTCCCTAACTACTCCCTCCATCTCAATTTATTTGTCCGATTATGACTTGGTACGGACTCTTGAATCTAGTGGTTTTAAACATGCCATGTTGAAACTGAAGAGTTACAAAAAACAAGAGGAAAGAGACATTTTTTTTAACggattaaaaaggaaagtaagacaaacaaattaaaactgGTGGAGTATCATTTATAAACTATTATACCATCTGTGCTCAACAAGAACAGCACAATCAGCTAGCTGTCTTCGTGTACGAAAACTTTTATATGTCTTCTGCAACTTTACAGCAGCCTGATCTCTATGTTTTCTGTACTCTGCTGGTAGCATCCTAGTATCTTTATCGGAGATACTTTGCAATTTCGGAGAAACTTCAGCCCTGTTCCACAAGTTGTCTGATCTAGTGATCTTCTTATCCTCCTTATCGGAAATAAGAGTCCTCAATGCAATCTTGGCCTCAAATTCCCTCCTTTTATAGGTAAGAGTTCCCTCAAGGATCATATTTCCAGAACCAAATGACTTCAAGATTTTCGACTTTCTAGTAATTTGGTCATTGAAATTCCTGGGCTGTAATGCATTCCTCATATCGTTGCTTCCTAAACTTAATGTTCTCACCAAATATGATTCAACCCGACTATCCAAATCCTCGAAATTGGCAAATGGACAGGAAAATGTTATTCCCATCTTCCCTGAAAAAATTTTACTAGGATATTATTGCCTCAGAAATATGAACATCTGCAAAATCAAAAAAGTCATATGTTATTAATTTCACTGATAATTTTGCAAGTTTATGATACTGAACAAATCTAACAAGAGGAACCATTATCTATAGCTATATAACAAAAAAGCCAAAATAACACTATGCTTAAGTTTACAACAATTGCCAAACTTAGTAAAAGAACAACAATAACGCCTTAGTCCTAGACAAATCGGTGTCATATATATGAATCATTTCTGACCATGTTTCACATTTAAATTGATCTTACGccaatattatacaatataaaaataaaagtactaGAAGTTCTCCACATTTTCTATTGGCGTGAATATATTTTTACATGGAATTTCATCATAAAACCATTTGCCAATCTTGAAAACAACATGAAACAATGTTTAAAAATCTACTACTTTTTTTTacacatcacaatatatataaaaaaggcaTGAAAATGATACATCTTTTTACCTTAACAATACCTATGAGAATGACAATTTGTGAAATTTGAATATAAAAGGTTGAATCTTTGGAATGCAATgggaaataagagaaaaaagaaagaaaaaatgagaggaaaccagaaagagaaagaaaatgttAGATGAAAACCAATTTGAGATATACCGCAAAATGTGAGtttttttttaagggaaaatgaaagaatttgGGTTTCCTTCTATTCAGAGTTACGTTCTAACCGAAACCAAGCAAACTTCAGTCACTCTCATGTTTACGTCAAACAAATGAATGCATAATATATATCAGCAAAAACTTATCCGCATTCAATATTCATGTCACATTAATGATAACGCGACATCACTACTAAAAATAGGTACTAAATTAAATTTgcgatgaattttttttgagggagatatatttaatttgttggAAATATATAGGATTTCTAGTGGAATGTATGTCGGAAAAGCTTCCAACTAGCCAATTTCAGATGGACCTCATTGGAAATTCGCGCATTTTTAGTAGTGGTTTATATTCTCCCCATGCTCTTTTATCACCTAACTATGGTTAATTAATGTGTATTTTCACTTCATTTATTATAacttaactatcataaaataCATTGGTTTGGTACAAGTTTTTACCAATATctatttttcatatacatatttatgaCTTTACTATGGTTAAATAGTATGCATGTTTTCACTTTAACTTATAATTTCTAAGGTTAAATTGAGTGTTTACATGTAAACATCGAGTACATATAAGTATTTATCTACATGCGTTGATATTTGTATCTTT
Proteins encoded in this window:
- the LOC129876548 gene encoding IQ domain-containing protein IQM6-like, with amino-acid sequence MGITFSCPFANFEDLDSRVESYLVRTLSLGSNDMRNALQPRNFNDQITRKSKILKSFGSGNMILEGTLTYKRREFEAKIALRTLISDKEDKKITRSDNLWNRAEVSPKLQSISDKDTRMLPAEYRKHRDQAAVKLQKTYKSFRTRRQLADCAVLVEHRWWKLLDSVELKHSSISYFDTKKPQTAVSRWSRALTRAAKVGKGLSKDGKARKLALQHWLEAIDPRHRYGHNLRFYYTKWLQADSKQPFFYWLDIGEGKEINLERCPRPKLQQDCIKYLGPIEREAYEIIIVGGKFLYKQSRRLLDTRGCPPEAKWIFVLSVSKILYVGMKQKGTFQHSSFLAGGAALSAGRLVAEDGIIKAVWPQSGHYLPTEENFEAFMSFLKQHHVDIAVVQKFTNYEEEVPSIRKECCTNIRNNLSILDFSQSNKESSLKSSDTKKIDSTNKDCGDEEFSVPHFSRQSRGVRPKIAVEIPEKEGIFELFKETAQQMQPVETPAGGYETPDEYLSDTEFSVLKKNLFDHETEEDSKEPVPEEKIIKRIHSHIGMKSNHLAHQLSSCRWTTGAGPRIGCMRDYPSELQFRVMEEIQLSPRTAFPTSSKFTRRYTPTIFSREANDQGKRPNFELVVFSESDTPLVKRDAIFG